A region of Streptomyces sp. TG1A-60 DNA encodes the following proteins:
- a CDS encoding pyridoxal-phosphate dependent enzyme yields the protein MTPTTATAVRPVARPELLTLLGRTPVARITAGLPEPHPGFWAKLEGLAAGGMKARAAVSMLMGARERGELRPGAPVVESTSGTLGIGLAFAGQALGHPIVLVGDSELEPSMRQLLHSHGVRLEIVDRPAPQGGWQAARLARLRELLAVLPGAYWPDQYNNPDNTAGYASLAAELAVQLDHLDILVCSVGTGGHSAGIIGPLRRHWPALRLIGVDATGSTIFGQPARPRLMRGLGSSIHPRNVAYDAFDEVHWVGPAEAVDSCRRLARGAFVSGGWSTGAAARVAAWAARVHPGAVVATVFPDGPHRYLGTVYDDDFAAAHGLDPATAATRPVEIPHPHAAEATGWVRCTRVADPLKAVPPSERNP from the coding sequence GTGACCCCGACCACCGCAACCGCCGTACGCCCCGTCGCCCGCCCGGAACTGCTCACCCTGCTCGGCCGTACGCCCGTCGCGCGCATCACCGCCGGCCTACCGGAACCGCACCCCGGTTTCTGGGCGAAACTCGAAGGGCTCGCCGCGGGCGGGATGAAGGCCCGGGCCGCGGTGTCCATGCTGATGGGCGCCCGTGAGCGCGGCGAGCTGCGGCCCGGTGCCCCGGTGGTGGAGTCCACCTCCGGCACGCTCGGCATCGGGCTCGCCTTCGCGGGCCAGGCCCTCGGTCATCCCATCGTGCTGGTCGGCGACAGTGAACTGGAGCCGTCCATGCGGCAGTTGCTGCACTCTCACGGGGTGCGGCTGGAGATCGTGGACCGGCCCGCGCCCCAGGGCGGCTGGCAGGCCGCACGGCTGGCCCGGCTGCGCGAACTGCTCGCCGTGCTGCCCGGCGCCTACTGGCCCGACCAGTACAACAACCCCGACAACACCGCCGGCTACGCCTCCCTGGCCGCCGAACTCGCCGTCCAGCTCGACCACCTCGACATCCTGGTGTGCAGCGTCGGCACCGGCGGCCACAGCGCCGGCATCATCGGCCCGCTGCGCCGCCACTGGCCCGCCCTGCGGCTCATCGGCGTCGACGCCACCGGCTCCACCATCTTCGGCCAGCCCGCCCGGCCGCGGCTGATGCGCGGCCTGGGCAGCAGCATCCACCCGCGCAACGTCGCCTACGACGCCTTCGACGAGGTCCACTGGGTCGGTCCCGCGGAGGCCGTGGACAGTTGCCGCCGCCTGGCCCGTGGCGCCTTCGTCAGCGGCGGCTGGAGCACCGGTGCCGCCGCCCGGGTCGCCGCCTGGGCCGCCCGCGTCCACCCCGGGGCGGTCGTCGCCACCGTCTTCCCCGACGGCCCGCACCGCTACCTCGGCACCGTGTACGACGACGACTTCGCCGCCGCCCACGGCCTCGACCCCGCTACGGCGGCCACCCGGCCCGTCGAGATCCCGCACCCGCACGCGGCCGAGGCAACCGGCTGGGTGCGGTGCACGCGAGTCGCCGACCCGCTGAAGGCCGTCCCCCCTTCGGAAAGGAACCCGTGA
- a CDS encoding dipeptide epimerase: MKASRRTVRLDLTEPLRISRSTMSARDAVWLTVEHEGVTGHGEAVTSVYYRLDAKTLEGLFAAAGTELARFPDPESALEALRAGELTGDGTPPAVTAAVEAALLDLVGKRAGSPVHRLLGAVRPPVAATARTIGITSLAHASAQARCLAASGFEVIKVKAGAPDPEDDVERVRVIRDAAPRARLLLDPNGAWTSAQAEALLPRFADLGVEAVEQPLAPGDPEALGALAERSPLPVIADEDAVDLEDVRRLAGRVQGVNVKLAKCGGVHAALRIAELIDGTGTELMLGCLTASSLGLAPAVHLADRARWADLDGHLLLAHDPWTGIGGEDGYVRASDLPGLGVGLREVSREDVA, translated from the coding sequence GTGAAGGCCAGCCGGCGCACCGTACGCCTCGACCTCACCGAGCCGCTGCGCATCTCCCGCTCCACCATGTCTGCCCGCGACGCCGTGTGGCTGACCGTCGAACACGAAGGCGTCACCGGGCACGGTGAGGCCGTCACCAGCGTCTATTACCGTCTCGACGCCAAGACCCTTGAAGGGCTCTTCGCTGCCGCCGGAACGGAGCTCGCCCGCTTCCCCGATCCCGAGAGCGCCCTGGAGGCCCTGCGAGCGGGTGAGTTGACCGGTGACGGCACTCCCCCGGCCGTGACAGCCGCCGTCGAGGCGGCGCTGCTCGACCTCGTCGGCAAGCGCGCGGGCAGTCCCGTCCACCGGCTCCTCGGTGCCGTGCGACCTCCGGTCGCCGCGACTGCCCGCACCATCGGCATCACGTCCCTAGCGCACGCGTCGGCGCAGGCCCGCTGTCTCGCGGCGAGCGGCTTCGAGGTGATCAAGGTCAAGGCGGGGGCGCCCGATCCGGAGGACGATGTCGAGCGCGTCCGCGTCATCCGCGACGCCGCGCCCCGAGCCCGGCTGCTCCTCGATCCCAACGGTGCCTGGACCTCAGCGCAGGCCGAGGCGCTGCTGCCCCGGTTCGCCGACCTCGGTGTCGAGGCCGTCGAACAGCCCCTCGCCCCCGGCGACCCGGAGGCGCTGGGGGCGTTGGCCGAACGCTCACCGCTGCCGGTCATCGCCGACGAGGACGCCGTGGACCTGGAGGACGTGCGCCGGCTGGCCGGGCGCGTCCAGGGCGTCAACGTCAAGCTCGCCAAGTGCGGCGGGGTGCACGCGGCCCTGCGCATCGCCGAGTTGATCGACGGCACCGGCACCGAGCTGATGCTGGGCTGCCTGACCGCCAGCAGCCTCGGCCTCGCGCCCGCCGTCCACCTCGCCGACCGGGCCCGCTGGGCCGACCTCGACGGGCACCTGCTGCTGGCCCACGACCCGTGGACCGGCATCGGCGGCGAGGACGGCTACGTACGGGCAAGTGACCTGCCCGGGCTGGGCGTCGGGCTGCGGGAGGTGAGCCGTGAAGACGTGGCGTGA
- a CDS encoding MFS transporter: MKTWREMRRFPLAVQLLLVNQLGVNTGFYLLIPYLATHLTENVGMSAAVVGVVLGVRNLSQQGLFIIGGSASDRLGARGVIIAGCALRTVGFALFALGDNLAILFAASVLSGFAGALFNPAVRAYIAQEADERKAEAFALFNVFATTGALIGPLLGSALLLVDFRTSALTAAGIFSVLTVAQALVLPARQVEPSRGTVLADWREVVGNRPFLAFALAMVGMFTLENQLYLLLPDGARQATGWDGAAGLVFVVGTLANLTLQLRITRALKERRDRARWISTGLGLMALAFLPPAMVAGGSGGPDGTVDAALRALPVLAGALLLYLGVMVAQPFVMELIPGFGRPELTGTYFGIFYVVSGIAAAVGNTVVGWAMDTGERGDAGWLPWACCALFGLASALGVAWLRRLGSLPTPSKPAVPATA, from the coding sequence GTGAAGACGTGGCGTGAGATGCGCCGCTTCCCGCTCGCGGTCCAGCTCCTGCTGGTCAACCAGCTCGGCGTGAACACCGGCTTCTACCTCCTCATCCCCTACCTCGCCACCCACCTCACCGAGAACGTGGGCATGTCGGCCGCCGTCGTCGGTGTCGTTCTCGGCGTGCGCAACCTCAGCCAGCAGGGCCTGTTCATCATCGGCGGCTCGGCCTCCGACCGGCTCGGCGCGCGCGGTGTGATCATCGCCGGCTGTGCTCTGCGCACGGTGGGGTTCGCGCTGTTCGCGCTCGGCGACAACCTGGCCATCCTGTTCGCCGCCTCCGTGCTCAGCGGCTTCGCCGGGGCGCTGTTCAACCCCGCCGTACGCGCCTACATCGCCCAGGAGGCCGACGAGCGCAAGGCCGAGGCGTTCGCCCTGTTCAACGTGTTCGCCACCACCGGGGCACTGATCGGCCCGCTGCTGGGCAGCGCGCTGCTGCTCGTGGACTTCCGCACGTCGGCCCTGACCGCCGCCGGGATCTTCTCCGTCCTCACCGTCGCGCAGGCTCTGGTCCTGCCCGCGCGGCAGGTCGAACCGAGCAGGGGCACGGTGCTCGCTGACTGGCGAGAGGTCGTCGGCAACCGCCCCTTCCTCGCCTTCGCGCTCGCCATGGTCGGCATGTTCACCCTGGAGAACCAGCTGTACCTACTGCTGCCCGACGGAGCACGGCAGGCCACCGGCTGGGACGGCGCGGCCGGCCTCGTCTTCGTCGTCGGCACCCTCGCCAATCTCACCCTGCAGCTGCGCATCACCCGCGCCCTGAAGGAACGGAGGGACAGGGCACGCTGGATTTCCACCGGGCTCGGCCTGATGGCGCTGGCGTTCCTGCCGCCCGCCATGGTGGCCGGTGGCTCCGGTGGGCCGGACGGCACGGTGGACGCGGCGCTGCGCGCCCTGCCCGTGCTGGCGGGAGCCCTGCTGCTCTACCTCGGCGTGATGGTCGCCCAGCCGTTCGTCATGGAGCTGATCCCCGGCTTCGGCCGCCCCGAGCTGACCGGCACCTACTTCGGGATCTTCTACGTCGTCTCGGGCATCGCCGCCGCCGTCGGCAACACCGTCGTCGGCTGGGCCATGGACACCGGGGAGCGGGGCGACGCCGGCTGGCTGCCGTGGGCGTGCTGCGCGCTGTTCGGGCTCGCGTCCGCGCTGGGCGTGGCCTGGCTGCGTCGGCTGGGATCGCTGCCGACGCCGTCGAAGCCCGCCGTACCCGCGACCGCCTGA
- a CDS encoding class I SAM-dependent methyltransferase, with protein sequence MTSTTTASTHNLLTDNPELYEARFPDPDRLAGRWTEDCLRRHAAGPRVLDMGCGTGRDAAHLHSAGRTVTGADLSEAMLVHARTHHPGPEYVRADLRGFDLGQDAFDAVVCLDSALLYCHTNDQLGAFLSSCRRALAPGGLLVAEMRNGAYFLGRTDLLDTPKVNEFSWQGTAYRSTTILTVDRTAQLLRRTRVWAADDGSEPVEQRSAWRLLFPQELRHLLAAHGFEVLELHDGPGPRAEPLWHEGLLPGRIADADRLHVVARLTQSS encoded by the coding sequence ATGACCTCGACGACGACCGCGAGTACGCACAACCTGCTCACGGACAACCCCGAGCTGTACGAGGCCCGCTTCCCCGACCCCGACCGGCTCGCCGGACGCTGGACCGAGGACTGCCTGCGGCGGCACGCGGCAGGCCCGCGCGTGCTGGACATGGGCTGCGGCACCGGCCGCGACGCCGCACACCTGCACTCCGCCGGCCGTACGGTGACCGGCGCCGACCTCTCCGAGGCGATGCTCGTGCACGCCCGCACCCACCATCCCGGCCCCGAGTACGTGCGCGCCGACCTGCGCGGATTCGACCTCGGTCAGGACGCGTTCGACGCCGTCGTGTGCCTGGACAGCGCCCTGCTGTACTGCCACACCAACGACCAGCTCGGCGCCTTCCTGTCCTCCTGCCGCCGGGCCCTGGCCCCGGGTGGACTGCTCGTCGCGGAGATGCGCAACGGCGCCTACTTCCTGGGCCGCACCGACCTGCTCGACACACCCAAGGTCAACGAGTTCAGCTGGCAGGGCACCGCCTACCGCTCCACCACCATCCTCACCGTTGACCGCACGGCCCAACTCCTGCGCCGTACGCGCGTGTGGGCCGCGGACGACGGGTCGGAGCCCGTCGAGCAACGCTCCGCGTGGCGGCTGCTGTTCCCGCAGGAGCTGCGTCACCTCCTGGCCGCGCACGGCTTCGAGGTACTGGAGCTCCACGACGGTCCGGGCCCGCGGGCCGAGCCGCTCTGGCACGAGGGTCTGCTTCCCGGCCGTATCGCCGACGCCGACCGGCTGCACGTGGTGGCCCGCCTGACCCAGTCCTCCTGA
- a CDS encoding ABC transporter substrate-binding protein — translation MHDESTRSLPSLDRFPGLHRRGFLAATGAASLGALTLAGCGGGSGSGDGESKGDGAPRRGGRLRAAFAGGGASETLDPHLASLFADVARAKALFDKLADYGADLSAQPRLADKWESNKTLDRWQVTLRDATFHDGKPVTAKDVLYSYRRVADPKQAFRAKASLEPIDLKASRATGERSIEFVLKRPTAEFPNILAAFGAYIVPENATEFDKEPIGSGPFRFVSFAPGRSAVFRRNDDYWEGAPHLDEIEFVVANEESARVNALIGGQVEYAHELNPTTARAHEDKGQIEIVRLRNSAMQGFCMKTDRAPFDDKRVRQAFFLIADRKELVDGALSGAGEIGNDLFGKGYEYYADGLPQREQDLDKARALLKQAGAESLKVTLDTSAVAAGFTEAASIFRDQAKKAGVTIDVKMGSKDSYWSDILDGGTLCCYRSGAMPIEAHLSQRLLTDSTTNATKWQHKDFDALYQQAQSTPDKTERAAVYERMQRRLYSEGGFLIWGFADWIIGTARTVKGVETKAPANTIGWARFDKVWLA, via the coding sequence ATGCACGACGAATCCACCCGCTCTCTCCCCTCCCTCGACCGCTTCCCGGGCCTTCACCGGCGCGGCTTCCTCGCCGCCACGGGCGCCGCCTCGCTCGGCGCACTCACCCTCGCCGGATGCGGCGGCGGCTCCGGCTCCGGAGACGGCGAGAGCAAGGGCGACGGCGCACCGAGGCGGGGCGGGCGGCTGCGCGCCGCGTTCGCGGGCGGCGGCGCCAGCGAGACCCTCGACCCGCACCTGGCCAGCCTCTTCGCCGACGTCGCCCGCGCCAAGGCGCTCTTCGACAAGCTCGCCGACTACGGCGCCGACCTGTCCGCCCAACCCCGCCTCGCCGACAAGTGGGAGTCCAACAAGACCCTGGACCGCTGGCAGGTCACCCTGCGCGATGCCACCTTCCACGACGGCAAGCCGGTCACCGCGAAGGACGTCCTCTACAGCTACCGCCGCGTCGCCGACCCGAAGCAGGCGTTCAGAGCCAAGGCGTCCCTGGAGCCGATCGACCTCAAGGCCAGCCGCGCCACCGGCGAGCGGTCGATCGAGTTCGTCCTCAAGCGCCCGACGGCCGAATTCCCCAACATCCTGGCCGCGTTCGGCGCATACATCGTGCCCGAGAACGCCACCGAGTTCGACAAGGAGCCGATCGGTTCGGGACCGTTCCGGTTCGTGTCGTTCGCCCCGGGCCGCTCAGCGGTCTTCCGCCGCAACGACGACTACTGGGAGGGCGCCCCTCACCTCGACGAGATCGAGTTCGTCGTCGCCAACGAGGAGTCCGCCCGCGTCAACGCCCTCATCGGCGGCCAGGTCGAGTACGCCCACGAACTCAACCCCACCACCGCCCGCGCCCACGAGGACAAGGGACAGATCGAGATCGTGCGCCTGCGCAACAGCGCCATGCAGGGCTTCTGCATGAAGACCGACCGGGCTCCCTTCGACGACAAGCGGGTGCGCCAGGCGTTCTTCCTCATCGCCGACCGCAAGGAACTCGTCGACGGCGCCCTGTCCGGCGCCGGGGAGATCGGCAACGACCTGTTCGGCAAGGGCTACGAGTACTACGCCGACGGCCTGCCCCAGCGCGAGCAGGACCTCGACAAGGCCCGCGCCCTGCTCAAGCAGGCCGGCGCCGAGAGCCTCAAGGTCACCCTCGACACCTCGGCCGTCGCCGCCGGATTCACCGAAGCCGCCAGCATCTTCCGCGACCAGGCGAAGAAGGCAGGCGTCACGATCGACGTCAAGATGGGCAGCAAGGACTCCTACTGGAGCGACATCCTCGATGGCGGCACCCTGTGCTGCTACCGCTCCGGCGCCATGCCCATCGAGGCCCACCTCTCCCAGCGCCTGCTCACCGACTCCACCACCAACGCCACCAAGTGGCAGCACAAGGACTTCGACGCCCTCTACCAGCAGGCCCAGTCCACCCCCGACAAGACCGAACGCGCCGCCGTCTACGAACGCATGCAGCGCCGCCTGTACTCCGAGGGCGGCTTCCTGATCTGGGGCTTCGCGGACTGGATCATCGGAACGGCCCGCACGGTGAAGGGGGTTGAGACCAAGGCACCCGCCAACACCATCGGCTGGGCCCGCTTCGACAAGGTGTGGCTCGCGTGA
- a CDS encoding ABC transporter permease gives MSGLRSFVARRLLLGVAQTVAVVLLVFALTEALPGDAAVALAGDQPDPARIEAIREAMQLDRPAVERLTDWAAGLLHGDFGTSLASGRPVSQYIADGFGPTLLLATLTVALLIPVGFGLGVLAARHEGRLADRLISSATLAVYAVPEFALGVLLVTVLAIQLGWLPPTAVGYGTDLLAHPAALVLPVLVLLARPVCSLVRLVRAGMIDALASPYVAQARRYGIAGARIRYTHALPNALAPAAQQLARTIDWLLCGVIVVEALYVIPGLGTVLLNAVAERDVPVVQGLAVVFGVLTVVLNLGADLVGHRLAPRAGVAA, from the coding sequence GTGAGCGGACTTCGCTCCTTCGTCGCCCGGCGGCTGCTCCTCGGCGTCGCGCAGACCGTGGCCGTGGTGCTGCTGGTCTTCGCGCTCACCGAGGCGCTGCCGGGCGACGCCGCCGTCGCCCTAGCGGGCGACCAGCCCGACCCTGCCCGCATCGAGGCCATCCGCGAGGCCATGCAGCTGGACCGGCCCGCGGTGGAGCGGCTGACCGACTGGGCGGCGGGCCTGCTGCACGGCGACTTCGGCACCTCCCTGGCCTCCGGCCGCCCGGTCAGTCAGTACATCGCCGACGGCTTCGGCCCCACCCTGCTGCTGGCCACGCTCACCGTTGCCCTGCTCATCCCCGTCGGCTTCGGCCTCGGCGTGCTGGCCGCCCGCCACGAGGGGCGCCTGGCGGACCGGCTCATCAGCTCTGCGACGCTCGCCGTGTACGCAGTGCCCGAGTTCGCCCTCGGCGTGCTGCTGGTGACCGTCCTCGCGATCCAGCTGGGCTGGCTGCCGCCGACCGCCGTCGGCTACGGCACCGACCTGCTCGCCCACCCGGCCGCACTCGTGCTGCCCGTCCTCGTCCTGCTTGCCCGGCCCGTGTGCTCCCTGGTGCGGCTGGTGCGCGCCGGCATGATCGACGCGCTCGCCTCCCCGTACGTGGCGCAGGCTCGCCGCTACGGCATCGCCGGCGCCCGCATCCGCTACACCCACGCCCTGCCCAACGCCCTCGCCCCCGCCGCCCAGCAACTCGCCCGCACCATCGACTGGCTGCTGTGCGGCGTCATCGTCGTGGAGGCGCTGTACGTGATCCCCGGACTCGGCACCGTCCTGCTCAACGCCGTCGCCGAACGCGACGTGCCCGTCGTCCAGGGTCTCGCCGTGGTGTTCGGCGTCCTCACCGTGGTGCTCAACCTCGGCGCCGACCTGGTCGGCCACCGGCTCGCGCCCCGGGCGGGGGTGGCCGCGTGA
- a CDS encoding ABC transporter permease produces MRNLRTGRFTYGIAVIAVPLVLALLGPLFAGEPGPRAASFTLGDGHWLGTDFVGRDVWQQVLHGGRPVVLTALAATALAYLVALPIGLLSALTHRRWLEELLMRPLDVLLAVPSLLLILLAATVFSPGAVGLALLVAVVNVPDAARLVRAAATEAAARPAVEALRMQGETWWRMAVGYVGRSMLRTLAADAGTRLTGVLYLVATAAFLGVGVAPDAADWAVMVDRNRTGLFVQPWAVVVPALLIVGLTMGTNLLFDAALDKGGRQGAPTRTATSGGTGGSLRSRTEKEARP; encoded by the coding sequence GTGAGGAACCTGCGTACGGGCCGCTTCACCTACGGCATCGCGGTCATCGCGGTACCCCTCGTCCTGGCGCTCCTCGGCCCGCTGTTCGCGGGCGAACCGGGCCCCCGGGCCGCGTCCTTCACCCTCGGCGACGGGCACTGGCTCGGCACCGACTTCGTCGGCCGCGACGTCTGGCAGCAGGTGCTGCACGGCGGCCGGCCGGTCGTGCTGACCGCCCTCGCCGCGACTGCCCTGGCCTACCTCGTGGCCCTGCCCATCGGCCTGCTCAGCGCGCTCACCCACCGCCGCTGGCTGGAGGAGCTGCTGATGCGGCCCCTGGACGTGCTGCTCGCTGTCCCCTCGCTGCTGCTGATCCTGCTGGCGGCGACGGTGTTCTCCCCCGGCGCCGTCGGCCTCGCCCTGCTGGTCGCGGTGGTCAACGTGCCCGACGCGGCCCGCCTGGTACGCGCCGCTGCCACTGAGGCCGCCGCCCGCCCCGCGGTGGAGGCGCTGCGCATGCAGGGCGAGACGTGGTGGCGCATGGCCGTCGGCTACGTCGGCCGCTCCATGCTGCGTACCCTGGCCGCCGACGCTGGCACCCGGCTGACCGGCGTGCTCTATCTGGTCGCCACGGCCGCCTTCCTCGGCGTCGGCGTGGCCCCGGACGCCGCCGACTGGGCGGTCATGGTCGACCGCAACCGCACCGGTCTGTTCGTCCAGCCCTGGGCCGTCGTCGTCCCCGCCCTGCTGATCGTCGGCCTGACGATGGGCACCAACCTCCTCTTCGACGCCGCGCTGGACAAGGGCGGGAGACAGGGCGCCCCCACGCGCACAGCCACATCCGGAGGCACGGGCGGAAGCCTCCGGAGCCGGACAGAGAAGGAAGCACGTCCGTGA